The Microaerobacter geothermalis nucleotide sequence TGGACAAAATGCATTTACCGATGGAAAGACTCCGTGATATCATAATGAAATATCAGGATAGAATCCTGTTTGGAACAGATATTCCATTTATTGAGGAACCGGCACTTCGTCAAATGACAATGCTGGATCAGTTGCACCTTCCAACGGAGGTATATCAAAAAATATATCAGGATAATATGAAGAAAGTTTGGGAGATATCTTAGAAAGAGATATCCTGGTTCAATCTTCAGGATGAGGAGGGGGTAATGATGGAACTTAAACTTGAGATCGGAAACGCTATTCAGGAGTTAAGCCCGTGGACTGTAGAGGTAAGAAGATATCTTCATCAGCATCCAGAGTTGTCCCGTGAGGAAAAGGAAACGGCAAAATATATTAAAAGGCATTTGGAAGAGATGGGCATTGAAGTGATGAGCTATGGGGAAACGGATGTCATCGGATTATTAAAAGGAACGGCAACCCGTGGAGACAAACAAACGAAAACCGTAGCCCTTAGGGCCGATATCGATGCTCTGCCGGTTACCGAAGAAACGGGATTACGATTTGCTTCTAAAAATAAAGGAATCATGCATGCCTGTGGTCATGATGGGCATACCTCTATCCTTCTGACGGTTGCAAAGGTTTTGTCAGAAAGAAAGCATCTGATCAAAGGAAATATTAAATTTATCTTTCAACATGCAGAGGAAGTGGTTCCTGGCGGAGCTGAAGGATTGGTAAAAGCAGGGGTATTGGATGATGTGGATGCCATATTTGGCCTTCATCTCTGGCAGCCCGTAAAGAGTGGGATTATTGCCGTGAAGCCGGGCCCAATTATGGCCGGGGCAGATGAGTTTTTGATCCGTATCAAAGGAAAGGGCGGACATGGTTCCATGCCCCATGATACCGTTGATCCGGTAGTGGTTGCCTCTTCATTGATTATGAATCTGCAGACCTTGGTCAGCCGTTCTATTAATCCCTTATATCCTGTGGTTGTTTCCGTGGGGACTTTGCAGGCAGGAACTACTTATAATGTGATTCCTGACACGGCATATCTTCGGGGAACGATTCGTTATTTTCATCATGAGGTTCAGGATTCTATGCCAGGTCTAATAAGAAGGCTGTCGGAAGGGATTTGCTCTGCATTTGGAGCAGCCTGTGAGGTGGAGTATACCTATGGAGACCCGCCGGTGATCAATGATGAGGAAATGAATCATTTGGTCCAACAGGCAGCTTCTTTCGTTGTCGGGGAAGAAAATGTCATCGAGGCTACCCCGAGCATGGGAGGGGAAGATTTTGCATACTATCTGCAGAAAAAACCGGGCTGTTTCTTCTTTGTAGGAATTCAGAATGATCAAAATGTATATCCCCATCATCACCCTAAATTTGACATTGATGAAGAGATGCTTCCGGTGGGAGCAGCGGTCATGACGACCATTGCTTTAAGTTATCTGAAGTAAATTCTTCAGTTACGATTATATATAGATCCTTAATTCACCATCTATAGACAGATTTTAAAAAAGAAGCTGTGCTCCCAGCTTCTTTTTTATGTATAATGCAATTAAGCATCAAAATAATTCTGAATTGCATTATCATAATATGCACATCTTCATTCTATTAGTCCCTAAGAGTTCACTAAATGTAATGCAAAAACGCATTACAATTTTTTGTGAATTTCTAATATTCCTTTAAAACAGCCGAGTTTTAATATGTCCAATGTTGGCATTAAATTTGCTAGAAAATGGGCAGAGGGGGGATGTGCATTAGAAAGGTGGAACAATGGGTTGGATATCTTTTCGATCATCATTGAGGAATTAAGTTATGGGATGTTGGTACTGGATGAACAGGCAAAAAAAATTCGAATTTGGAATCGGCGGATGGCTGAGTGGTTCGGATTGAAAATTAACGATATGGTGAATCAGTCTTTAAATAGTCTGCCTGCAGAAATATTAGAAGTTTACCGGCAATTTACAGCGAAGAAAAAAGATCGGCAGGAAGTGGAGTTTTATAAACAGGATCAATTTTTTAGGGGAGAATGGAAACGATGTCAATTAAAAAATCAGAAAAATAGTGTAATTCTAATAATTAGACAAGACTTTTCTTATCAGGAGTTAAAGGATGTGTATCAAGCCTCCTTTGACGAAATTATCATCACTGACGGAGAAGGGAAAATTCTGTGGATCAATGCTAAAAGTGAGGAGTTATATGGAATCCCTCCTTCTCAGTTGATTGGCAGAAAAACCACTGAACTGTCTGATGAAGGATATTTTACTCCTTCAATTACCCCACAGATTATTTCCAGCAGAGAAAGGGTGTCAGGGATCCAGGAAACGGCCAGTGGAAAAAAAGTGTATGTCACAGGAAATCCGATACTGGATGAAAACGGGAATATCCGCCGGATTATTTTTAACTCCAGAGATGTGGATGAAATTGAAATGCTGCAGAGCCGTTTGGAAAAAACAGAATATTTATTGACGGAATACAGAAGTCAGTTAACTCGCATGAAGCAGTCTCAATCAGAGGAAAATGATGTGATTGCTATCTCAGAAAAAATGAAGGATTTGTATCAGTTGGTGGAAAAGGTGGCCCTGGTAGATTCCACGATATTGGTGGTTGGAGAGTCGGGAGTGGGAAAAGGGGTGTTTGCTTCTCTTATCCATAAAAAGAGCAACCGAAAAAACCAGCCATTTATCCATATTAATTGTGGGGCGATTCCTTCTACTCTTATCGAATCTGAACTATTTGGATATGAAGCAGGAGCGTTTACAGGGGCTAGAAAAGAGGGAAAACGTGGTGTCATCGAAATGGCGGAAGGGGGTACATTATTTCTTGATGAAATTGGTGAAATCCCTCTGAACATCCAGGTAAAGCTTCTTCAAGTACTCCAAGAAGGACGTTTTCGAAGAGTTGGAGGCAATCAATTTATTCAGGTAAACGCACGGATCATTGCGGCAACCAATCAAGATTTAAGAAAGATGATTGCCGAAGGGAGATTTAGAGAAGATTTATATTACCGCTTGAATGTTATACCCATAACCATCCCTCCCTTAAGACATCGAAAGGAAGAGATCCCTGAACTTATTCGTTATTTTCTTAATAAGGTGAATCAAAAGTATCAAACCTACAAATATTTTAACAGGGAAGCTATGGAAATTCTTTGTCAATATGATTGGCCTGGGAATGTCCGGGAGTTGGAAAATATGGTAGAAAGGCTTGTCGTTGTTAGCGAGTCAGTGGAGATCTCATCTCTCCACTTGCCTGAATATATGTATCAGAAACATTTAAAGCATTCATCACCTTCCATTTTGGTAAAAAATATCTGTCCATTAAAAGAAGCGGTTGAAGAGGTGGAGAAGCAATTGATACTCAAGGCTTATGAAAAATACCAGAACACTTATCGATGTGCCGAAGCCTTGGGGGTAAACCAATCTACCGTAGTTAGGAAGATTAATAAATATGCGATAAAGAAAGGAGAAATCCAATGGCAATTTCAAAGGAAGAATTGACAAAAACGGTTCCAGGCCCCCTGTCCCATACTCTCCATCAAAGAAGAAACGAAGCTGTTCCTCGCGGGCCGATTAATACAACACCTTTATACGCTCGCTCTGCCCAAGGAGCTGTGATTACCGATGTTGATGGGAATCAATACCTTGATTTTGCTGGGGGAATCGGCATCCAAAATGTAGGACACAGCCATCCAAAGGTGGTAAAAGCCATACATGAACAGGCATCTGACTTTATTCATCCCTGTTTTCATGTGATTCCCTATGAGAAATATATCGAGTTGGCGGAAAAACTGAATCTTCTGACTCCTGGGACATTCAAGAAAAAAACTATGTTTGCAAACAGCGGAGCTGAAGCCGTTGAAAATGCAGTGAAAATTGCCAGAAAAGCGACCGGACGAAGAGCCGTATTATCCTTCCAACGGGCATTTCATGGCAGAACGTTACTAGCTATGTCTCTAACAAGTAAAGTAAAGCCGTACAAAGACGGGTTTGGCCCCTTTGCACCAGACATCTATAAACTACCCTATCCGTACTATTACAGGGCGCCTCAGGGAATGACCCAGGAAGACGTGGACTCTGAGCTACTGCAACAAATAGAACAGTTCTTTTTAGGGGAAGTTGGCAGTCAAGACGTGGCCGCAATTATTATGGAACCGATGCAGGGGGAAGGTGGGTTTATTGTTCCTTCAAAAGCTTTTGTCCAAGGGGTTAAGGCGATTGCTGATAAACACAACATCCTATTTATAGCCGATGAGATTCAGGCAGGATTTGGCCGAACCGGCAAATTGTTTGCCATGGAACATTTTGAAGTGGTTCCCGATATCATGACATTGTCAAAGTCCATAGCGGCAGGGATGCCTTTAAGTGCAGTAACGGGAAGGGCTGAATTGATGGATTCACCTGAGCCCGGCCAATTGGGAGGCACGTTTGGTGGTAGCCCGGTGGCTTGTGCCGCTGGACTAGCAGTATTGGAAATTATTGAGGAAGAAAATCTGGTATACCGGGCAGAAGTGATCGGCAGGCGAATGAAAGATCGATTTGAGGAGATGAAAGAAAAGTATTCCCTGATAGGTGATGTAAGAGGACTAGGTGCCATGGTCGGGATGGAGTTGGTAAAAGACAGAAAGACTAAAGAGCCGGCAAAGGAAGAAACTGTCCGTATTGTAACCGAATTATGGAAAAACGGACTCATTGGATTAAGTGCGGGACTATTTGGGAATGTTGTGCGCTTCCTTCCGCCATTGGTGATTACAGATGAACAGCTGGATTCCGGTTTGAATATCATTGAACGGGTGATCTCTTCTGTTCAAGATTCGAGGTAAAGTTACCCAGGCACATAGCGCTCCTTATCATGTTAATTCTTTGCTTCCTTCAGGGAGCTTAATGACACTTAGCTATCAGACAAAGGAAATTTGCTTCACCAATATTCGTCATGGACATGATCCAATTCCATGACGAATATCCATACTATTAAAGTAGGAGGAATGTAAATGAAGAAAAATGATGAAGGATTTGTCCGGGTGTTGACAAGATGGGATATTCTTGTTCTATCCTTTGGGGCGATGATTGGTTGGGGATGGGTGGTTCTTTCTGGGTCATGGGTCCAATCCGCTGGAACCCTTGGCGCAATAATTGCATTTTTGCTTGGCGGGATCCTGGTCACATTTGTCGGTCTTACTTATTCCGAATTGACGGCAGCCATGCCCAAAGTGGGAGGAGAACATGTTTTTACCCATCGTGCCATGGGAGCAAAATGGGCTTTTATCGCTTCGTGGGCTATCGCCTTAGGTTATATTTCTGTAGTAGCCTTTGAAGCAGTTGCTTTACCAACGGTAGTAGAATACTTGTTTCCCAATTACAAGGTGGGATATCTCTGGACTATTGCCGGTTGGGATGTTTATGCTTCATGGGCTGCCATTGGAATTATTGGATCTATTATGTTAACGCTACTCAATTATATTGGAGTAAAGCCTGCTGCAGTTTTTCAATTGATTTGTACCACCTTATTGGCTCTGGTTGGGCTTTCATTGATTGGGGGTTCCACATTTGCCCAGGGAGCTCCTAACCCTTTGCCATCATTTATTGACGGATGGGGTGGAATCATGACGGTCCTGGTGATGACCCCCTTCATGTTTGTGGGATTTGACGTGATACCCCAAGCGGCAGAAGAGATTAATCTTCCTAACAAACAGATTGGGAATGTCCTTATTTTATCCGTTGTTTTAGCGGTATTATGGTATATCGGTATCATTTACGGAGTGGGGAGTGCCTTAACAGGGGAGCAGATGGCTAATTCATCGCTGGCGACTGCTGATGCTATGTCCGCTATATTCAGCAGTCCATTTGCAGCGAAGATTCTGATCATTGCAGGGATCGGCGGAATCTTAACAAGCTGGAATGCTTTTTTCATAGGAGGCAGCCGTATTTTATATGCCATGGCTCAATCCAAAATGCTTCCTGCTTGGTTAGGAAAGCTTCATCCGAAGTATAAAACACCTTCCAATGCCATTCTACTGATAGGAATACTTTCTGTTTTAGCACCGCTGTTTGGTCGGAAAATGCTAGTGTGGCTTGTAGATGCCGGTGGAGTAAATATTGTTCTGACGTATCTTCTGGTAGCCATTTCCTTTCTCATCTTAAGAAAGAGGGAGTCTGAAATGGAACGGCCGTTTTTAGCGGGTAAGAGCCCATGGGTTGGATGGGTTGCTACCATCTTAAGTGCAGGGTTAATTCTTCTTTATTTACCCGGGATGCCATCTGCATTGGTATGGCCTTATGAATGGGTCATTGTCTTAGTTTGGTGGATCGTCGGAGCCTATTTTATGATGCAAATGCCTGCAGATACTCATGTTTCATACTCAACGGATTTGGAAGAGATTGCAGAGTGATTTCACGTTTGATTATATTACTTTGCATGAGAAAGAAAGCGGATAATTTTATTGTGATTCGTCAGATAATATTATAGAATCAGATAATAAAGAAAGATAAAATAAATTAAACACCCTTTTGTTCATCCATGCAGACGGAAGGGTGTTCTTTGCTGACTTAGTAATTTCATTAGTTCGCTGGCGTGCAAATCTTTAGTTTTACATCCATATTAAACAGGAGAAAGGAGTAAAAAAATGTCCTATGAAAAAATCCTTGTAGAAAAAAGGGGAAGTGTCGCTATAATCACCTTAAATCATCCAGAGAAATTAAATGTGTTGGATATGGTTTTGTGCCAGGAACTGGCTAAAGCAACGAAAGAGGTAAGGGAAGACCAGGGAATAAGGGCAGTTGTCATTACTGGAGCAGGGAAAAACTTTTGTGCAGGAGGAGATTTGCAGGCGTTGCAATCCATTTCTCCTGAAGAAGGCCATCGACTGTTGAAGGAGATTCACAGTTTCATTCTTGATATGGTTGAGATGGAAAAACCGGTGATTGCTGCTGTCAATGGTGCCGCTGCTGGAGCGGGATTTAATCTAGCCTTGGCAGCCGATCTGTTAATTGCAGAAGAAGGGGCCAAGTTTACTCAAGCCTTTGTCAAGATTGGGGTGGCGCCTGATGCGGGCGGCACATATATACTGCCTCGCTTGATAGGACCCCATTTGGCCAAGCAATTATTTTTTACCGGGGAATTGATTGATGCCAAAAAGGCAAAGGAATTAGGGATTGTCTCTCAGGTGGTTCCTGATGGAGAAGTATTGAATGAAGCTCTCTCTTTGGCCGAAAAGTTGGCTGCTGGACCAACCAGAGCCATCGGCATGACAAAAAGACTGATAAACAAAGGGTGGAATTCGGATTTTCAATCCCTCCTGAAAATGGAAGGAGACATCCAGGAATTGCTTTTTGCCTCTGATGATTTTCAGGAAGGAGCTTCGGCTTTCTTCGAAAAGAGGAATCCGCAATTTAAAGGAAACTAACGTGTATGGATGGAACTAAACTTACATGACCCTACGGGTCACAAATTGATATGAAAAGGTATTTTCATATCAAAGAATTTACTAAGGACAGCCTTCGAGTTCGTGCGAAGCTGCGGGACTAAAGAACGGGAATTAGTCCTCAAACTGACTCCATCATCGAAATACCCAGATGTTTTTGAGGGCTCCATTCTTTAGTCTCGAAGCGGACTTTAATCACTTCTTCGTCGAACTCGACTCGCGGACGTGTAAATCTTTAGTTCCACTCCTATAGAGGAGCGATTTATCAAATAACAATTGACACAATCCTTATAATGATTAGAATATAGAATAGGAGGAGAGTTTCAACTGCATAAAGAATCCCTTTTTGCAACCTTGAAACGGCCTCATACATTTTTGATAAATCAGTAGCAAAGTTGAATAAGCAAATTGCAGTGATGCAGAGCTGTCTTTTCTGTGGGAACTTTATACCAAAAGGACCAAAGCAGATCAGAGCCAGTTAACCATAAGATATTTTGTGGTTGCTGGCTGTTATTTTTTAAGAGAAAGGGGGGGGATTTATATGTCAGGTGCATTAACCGGGGTGAAGGTCCTTGATCTGACCCGGGTATTGGCAGGGCCATTTTGTACGATGATGTTGGGGGATTTGGGTGCGGACGTAATTAAGGTTGAAGCACCGGGAGGAAGTGATGATACCCGGGGATGGGGACCTCCTTACACAGGTGGTGAAAGTGCCTATTATCTTTGCACCAACCGTAACAAAAGAGGCATCACCTTGAATCTGAAATCGGAAGAGGGAAGAGCTATTGTAAAAAAAATGGCGGCAACCTCAGATGTATTGATTCAAAATTTCAAAGTTGGAACTATGGAAAAATGGGGGTTAGGTTACGAGGACCTTAAGAAAATAAATTCCGGACTTGTCTATTGTTCCATCAGTGGGTTTGGACATGAAGGGCCATATCAGCACCTCCCCGGGTATGATTACATCGTTCAAGCGATGGGAGGTATGATGAGCATCACTGGAAGTGAGGAAACAGGGCCGATGAAGGTAGGAGTGGCCATCGCTGATTTGGCCACGGGAATGTTTGCGGCCATCAGCATATTGGCAGCCCTGCATGAGAGAACAAAGTCTGGGGAGGGCCAGCATGTGGACATTTCACTATTTGATTCCCAAATCGCGATTTTGGCCAATGTAGCAAGCAATTATTTAATCTCCGGAAACATTCCCAAAAGGTATGGAAATCAGCATCCCAATATCGTGCCGTATCAGGTGTTTAAAGCCAAGGATGGGGAAATGGTCATTGCCGTTGGCAATGACAGGCAATTTGAAAAGCTGTGTCAGTTAATGAATAGAGAAGAGCTCAGTAAGGATCCGAGATTTTCAACCAATTCAAGCCGTTTGGAGAATCGGGAGACGATCATTCCTATTTTACAGGAAGAACTGATGAAAAAAGGGGTTAAAGAATGGCAAGTTCTTTTAAATGAAGCAGGGATTCCTAACGGACCCATTAACAATATGGAACAGATTTTTCAGGATCCTCAAGTAGAAGCTCGGCAAATGAAAATCACCATGCCACACCCAACGGCAGAAATGGTATCCCTTGTTGGAAGCCCATTAAAACTGTCAAGGACGTCTGTTGAGTATTTGCGTCATCCGCCGTTGGCGGGGGAACATACGGAAGAAGTTCTTCAGGAGTTTGGATTTTTAAAGGAAGAAATCAATCAATTCAGAAAAAATGGAATTATTTAGAGGAGAGGATGATACGGGATGATGAATTTTGCTTTAACCGAGGAACAGGAAGCTGTCAGAAAGATGGTAAGAAGTTTCGTGGACAAGGAAATTATGCCGTTTATTCAGGAATGGGATGCGAAGCAGCATTTTGAAACCAGTATTTTAAAAAGGTTGGCGGAACTGGATTTGATGGGAGTCTGTATTCCTGAACAATACGGTGGAATGGGCATGGATTACAATACTCTAGCTATTGTCTGTGATGAACTGGAACGTGGAGACACCGCCTTTCGGACGGCTGTTTCGGTCCATACCGGTCTTAACAGCATGACCCTTCTTCAATGGGGAAATGAATTTCAAAAAGAAAAATATCTCACCCCCCAGGCCCGGGGAGAAAAGATCGGAGCCTTTGGCTTAACAGAACCTAATGCCGGTTCAGATGTTGCTGCCATGCAGACAACGGCAGTAAAAGATGGAGATTATTATATCTTAAATGGTTCAAAAACATGGATTTCTTTATGTGATGTCGCTGATCATTTCCTAATTTTTGCTTACACCAATAAAGAAAAGAAGCATCATGGAATCAGTTGCTTCATCGTTGAGAGAACATTTCCGGGGGTTACCACCAAAGCAATAAAAGGAAAATTGGGAATCCGTGCAGGAAATACGGGCGAAGTATTTTTGGAGGATGTGAAGGTTCCTGCAGAAAACCTGTTGGGCGAAGAGGGGGAAGGATTCAAAATTGCCATGTCTGCTCTGGATAACGGCCGATTTACTGTAGCTGCAGGAGCGTGCGGACTGATTAATGCCTGTTTGGAAGCCAGTTTAAAATATTGTCATGAAAGAAAAACGTTTGGAAAAGAGATTGGAAAGCATCAACTGGTACAGCAGATGATTGCCAAAATGGTTTCTTCACTGGAAACCTCCAGGCTTCTTGTATATCGTGCCGGATGGTTGAAAAATGAAGGGAAAAGAAATACCAG carries:
- a CDS encoding enoyl-CoA hydratase/isomerase family protein; its protein translation is MSYEKILVEKRGSVAIITLNHPEKLNVLDMVLCQELAKATKEVREDQGIRAVVITGAGKNFCAGGDLQALQSISPEEGHRLLKEIHSFILDMVEMEKPVIAAVNGAAAGAGFNLALAADLLIAEEGAKFTQAFVKIGVAPDAGGTYILPRLIGPHLAKQLFFTGELIDAKKAKELGIVSQVVPDGEVLNEALSLAEKLAAGPTRAIGMTKRLINKGWNSDFQSLLKMEGDIQELLFASDDFQEGASAFFEKRNPQFKGN
- the gabT gene encoding 4-aminobutyrate--2-oxoglutarate transaminase produces the protein MAISKEELTKTVPGPLSHTLHQRRNEAVPRGPINTTPLYARSAQGAVITDVDGNQYLDFAGGIGIQNVGHSHPKVVKAIHEQASDFIHPCFHVIPYEKYIELAEKLNLLTPGTFKKKTMFANSGAEAVENAVKIARKATGRRAVLSFQRAFHGRTLLAMSLTSKVKPYKDGFGPFAPDIYKLPYPYYYRAPQGMTQEDVDSELLQQIEQFFLGEVGSQDVAAIIMEPMQGEGGFIVPSKAFVQGVKAIADKHNILFIADEIQAGFGRTGKLFAMEHFEVVPDIMTLSKSIAAGMPLSAVTGRAELMDSPEPGQLGGTFGGSPVACAAGLAVLEIIEEENLVYRAEVIGRRMKDRFEEMKEKYSLIGDVRGLGAMVGMELVKDRKTKEPAKEETVRIVTELWKNGLIGLSAGLFGNVVRFLPPLVITDEQLDSGLNIIERVISSVQDSR
- a CDS encoding CaiB/BaiF CoA transferase family protein is translated as MSGALTGVKVLDLTRVLAGPFCTMMLGDLGADVIKVEAPGGSDDTRGWGPPYTGGESAYYLCTNRNKRGITLNLKSEEGRAIVKKMAATSDVLIQNFKVGTMEKWGLGYEDLKKINSGLVYCSISGFGHEGPYQHLPGYDYIVQAMGGMMSITGSEETGPMKVGVAIADLATGMFAAISILAALHERTKSGEGQHVDISLFDSQIAILANVASNYLISGNIPKRYGNQHPNIVPYQVFKAKDGEMVIAVGNDRQFEKLCQLMNREELSKDPRFSTNSSRLENRETIIPILQEELMKKGVKEWQVLLNEAGIPNGPINNMEQIFQDPQVEARQMKITMPHPTAEMVSLVGSPLKLSRTSVEYLRHPPLAGEHTEEVLQEFGFLKEEINQFRKNGII
- a CDS encoding sigma 54-interacting transcriptional regulator is translated as MDIFSIIIEELSYGMLVLDEQAKKIRIWNRRMAEWFGLKINDMVNQSLNSLPAEILEVYRQFTAKKKDRQEVEFYKQDQFFRGEWKRCQLKNQKNSVILIIRQDFSYQELKDVYQASFDEIIITDGEGKILWINAKSEELYGIPPSQLIGRKTTELSDEGYFTPSITPQIISSRERVSGIQETASGKKVYVTGNPILDENGNIRRIIFNSRDVDEIEMLQSRLEKTEYLLTEYRSQLTRMKQSQSEENDVIAISEKMKDLYQLVEKVALVDSTILVVGESGVGKGVFASLIHKKSNRKNQPFIHINCGAIPSTLIESELFGYEAGAFTGARKEGKRGVIEMAEGGTLFLDEIGEIPLNIQVKLLQVLQEGRFRRVGGNQFIQVNARIIAATNQDLRKMIAEGRFREDLYYRLNVIPITIPPLRHRKEEIPELIRYFLNKVNQKYQTYKYFNREAMEILCQYDWPGNVRELENMVERLVVVSESVEISSLHLPEYMYQKHLKHSSPSILVKNICPLKEAVEEVEKQLILKAYEKYQNTYRCAEALGVNQSTVVRKINKYAIKKGEIQWQFQRKN
- a CDS encoding acyl-CoA dehydrogenase family protein; amino-acid sequence: MNFALTEEQEAVRKMVRSFVDKEIMPFIQEWDAKQHFETSILKRLAELDLMGVCIPEQYGGMGMDYNTLAIVCDELERGDTAFRTAVSVHTGLNSMTLLQWGNEFQKEKYLTPQARGEKIGAFGLTEPNAGSDVAAMQTTAVKDGDYYILNGSKTWISLCDVADHFLIFAYTNKEKKHHGISCFIVERTFPGVTTKAIKGKLGIRAGNTGEVFLEDVKVPAENLLGEEGEGFKIAMSALDNGRFTVAAGACGLINACLEASLKYCHERKTFGKEIGKHQLVQQMIAKMVSSLETSRLLVYRAGWLKNEGKRNTRETSLAKWYACDAAFNAASDAVQIHGAYGYSNEYPVERFLRNAKAPVIYEGTREIHTIMQAEYALGYRKDKPLRKMLPAWPFEE
- a CDS encoding M20 metallopeptidase family protein, which encodes MELKLEIGNAIQELSPWTVEVRRYLHQHPELSREEKETAKYIKRHLEEMGIEVMSYGETDVIGLLKGTATRGDKQTKTVALRADIDALPVTEETGLRFASKNKGIMHACGHDGHTSILLTVAKVLSERKHLIKGNIKFIFQHAEEVVPGGAEGLVKAGVLDDVDAIFGLHLWQPVKSGIIAVKPGPIMAGADEFLIRIKGKGGHGSMPHDTVDPVVVASSLIMNLQTLVSRSINPLYPVVVSVGTLQAGTTYNVIPDTAYLRGTIRYFHHEVQDSMPGLIRRLSEGICSAFGAACEVEYTYGDPPVINDEEMNHLVQQAASFVVGEENVIEATPSMGGEDFAYYLQKKPGCFFFVGIQNDQNVYPHHHPKFDIDEEMLPVGAAVMTTIALSYLK
- a CDS encoding APC family permease, which translates into the protein MKKNDEGFVRVLTRWDILVLSFGAMIGWGWVVLSGSWVQSAGTLGAIIAFLLGGILVTFVGLTYSELTAAMPKVGGEHVFTHRAMGAKWAFIASWAIALGYISVVAFEAVALPTVVEYLFPNYKVGYLWTIAGWDVYASWAAIGIIGSIMLTLLNYIGVKPAAVFQLICTTLLALVGLSLIGGSTFAQGAPNPLPSFIDGWGGIMTVLVMTPFMFVGFDVIPQAAEEINLPNKQIGNVLILSVVLAVLWYIGIIYGVGSALTGEQMANSSLATADAMSAIFSSPFAAKILIIAGIGGILTSWNAFFIGGSRILYAMAQSKMLPAWLGKLHPKYKTPSNAILLIGILSVLAPLFGRKMLVWLVDAGGVNIVLTYLLVAISFLILRKRESEMERPFLAGKSPWVGWVATILSAGLILLYLPGMPSALVWPYEWVIVLVWWIVGAYFMMQMPADTHVSYSTDLEEIAE